A portion of the Pseudomonas sp. GR 6-02 genome contains these proteins:
- a CDS encoding helix-turn-helix transcriptional regulator — translation MSRHDHGHASLLEAFSAMTLELQRLAQDKDIEHFHHAALGCINQLLPFDSAWWGRAALIEGLPEEHNSYLYKLPRSYLSDWQSIRHIDVTVGRVHDIPGQAVIVDMRDPSNGSGLNWLGESYGIGELLCIVYVDPQTHLSDHLTVYRAPEAPRFSDQDCRLLNNLMLHLVAAVSANQIRTLVAMRETLTRPRNLALAVCDQRGTLHCAERGFVDLLLTEWTDWTGPCLPVAMDANGYEGKHLQIEASTVGDLFLLAARSRTVLMQLSPRENDVAQGFGEGKTYKEVARDLGMSPNTVRHHIRAIYSKLGVKDKARIAHLLHAPPD, via the coding sequence ATGAGCCGTCATGATCATGGTCACGCCAGCCTCCTAGAGGCGTTCAGTGCAATGACACTGGAGCTTCAGCGCCTGGCACAGGACAAAGACATCGAGCATTTCCACCACGCCGCGCTGGGCTGCATCAACCAGTTGTTACCCTTCGACAGTGCCTGGTGGGGGCGTGCGGCGCTGATTGAAGGGTTGCCTGAAGAACACAACTCCTATCTCTACAAATTGCCCCGCAGCTACCTGTCGGACTGGCAATCGATTCGCCATATCGACGTGACCGTCGGCAGGGTCCACGACATCCCCGGGCAAGCGGTCATCGTCGACATGCGCGACCCTTCCAACGGTTCCGGACTCAACTGGCTCGGCGAATCCTATGGTATTGGCGAATTGCTGTGCATTGTGTACGTCGACCCACAAACCCACCTCAGCGATCACCTCACGGTGTATCGCGCTCCCGAAGCACCGCGCTTTTCCGATCAGGATTGTCGGTTGCTGAACAACCTCATGCTTCATCTGGTTGCTGCGGTATCGGCCAACCAGATCCGCACCCTTGTGGCCATGCGCGAAACCCTCACCCGCCCGCGCAATCTGGCGCTCGCCGTATGCGACCAGCGCGGCACACTGCACTGCGCGGAACGTGGTTTCGTCGACTTGCTGCTGACCGAGTGGACGGACTGGACCGGCCCTTGCCTGCCGGTGGCAATGGACGCTAATGGGTATGAAGGCAAGCATCTGCAGATCGAGGCCTCGACGGTCGGTGATCTGTTCCTGCTGGCAGCCCGCAGCCGCACTGTGCTGATGCAATTGAGTCCACGAGAAAACGATGTGGCTCAAGGCTTCGGCGAAGGCAAGACCTACAAGGAAGTCGCCCGCGATCTGGGCATGTCACCCAATACCGTGCGCCACCACATCCGCGCCATCTACAGCAAACTCGGGGTCAAGGACAAAGCCCGAATTGCCCATCTGCTGCACGCCCCGCC